Proteins encoded together in one Deinococcus hopiensis KR-140 window:
- the bioA gene encoding adenosylmethionine--8-amino-7-oxononanoate transaminase, giving the protein MRAEDLLFQDARHVWHPFTQASTAPTPIAIARGEGPYLITADGERLLDLISSWWVNLHGHAHPHIAAAIARQAGTLEQVIFAGFTHAPAVTLATRLAERLPGGLSRIFFSDNGSTAVEAALKIALQACYNRGEGQRRRILALEGGYHGDTFGAMSAGQSSGFYAPFADKLFDVTFLPYPETWADDADVEAKEAQALATLNRVLDEQGGETAALLLEPLLQGSTGMRLCRPAFLNEVVRRVRARGILVIFDEVMTGFFRMGRMWAAEHLTETPDLVCLSKGLTGGFLPMGITACTQPLYEAFQGDTFDRAFAHGHSYTANPLACAAALASLELLETAQTRQSVARIGETHARWQPELSAHPNLEHARGLGTVAAVNLRGAGGYGGDTSLRLRQFFLERGLLLRPLGNVLYLLPPYCVEDEHLDAAYRAVLDAAQTFGGPS; this is encoded by the coding sequence ATGAGGGCTGAAGACCTCCTCTTCCAGGACGCGCGGCACGTCTGGCACCCCTTTACCCAGGCGTCCACCGCGCCCACGCCCATCGCCATTGCGCGTGGGGAAGGGCCGTACCTCATCACGGCGGATGGTGAGCGCCTGCTGGACCTCATCTCGTCGTGGTGGGTAAACCTCCACGGCCACGCTCACCCTCACATCGCGGCAGCCATTGCGCGGCAGGCGGGGACGCTCGAACAGGTCATCTTCGCGGGCTTTACCCACGCGCCCGCCGTCACCCTCGCCACCCGGCTGGCGGAGCGGTTGCCCGGGGGCCTGAGCCGCATCTTCTTTTCCGACAACGGTTCGACGGCGGTGGAGGCGGCCCTCAAGATCGCCCTGCAAGCCTGCTACAACCGGGGCGAAGGGCAGCGGCGGCGCATCCTGGCGCTGGAGGGCGGCTACCACGGCGACACCTTCGGGGCCATGAGCGCGGGCCAGTCGTCCGGCTTCTACGCGCCCTTCGCCGACAAGCTCTTCGACGTGACCTTCCTGCCTTACCCCGAAACCTGGGCGGACGACGCGGATGTGGAAGCGAAGGAGGCGCAGGCCCTCGCCACCCTGAACCGTGTGCTGGACGAGCAGGGTGGAGAGACAGCGGCCCTCCTCCTCGAACCGCTGCTTCAGGGATCCACCGGTATGCGGCTGTGCCGCCCCGCCTTCTTAAATGAAGTGGTGCGGCGGGTGCGGGCGCGCGGCATCCTCGTGATTTTCGACGAGGTGATGACGGGCTTTTTCCGCATGGGCCGGATGTGGGCCGCCGAGCACCTGACCGAGACGCCCGACCTGGTGTGCCTTTCCAAGGGGCTGACCGGGGGTTTCCTCCCAATGGGCATCACCGCCTGTACCCAGCCGTTGTACGAAGCTTTCCAGGGCGATACCTTTGACCGCGCCTTTGCCCACGGGCACTCGTACACCGCCAATCCACTCGCGTGTGCGGCGGCCCTCGCCTCGCTTGAACTGCTGGAGACAGCCCAGACGCGCCAGAGCGTCGCCCGGATAGGGGAAACGCACGCGCGCTGGCAGCCCGAACTCTCGGCCCACCCGAACCTCGAACACGCCCGCGGGCTGGGGACGGTGGCGGCCGTGAACCTCCGCGGCGCGGGGGGGTACGGCGGAGACACCAGCCTGCGCCTGCGGCAGTTCTTTCTGGAACGCGGCCTGCTGCTGCGACCCCTCGGAAACGTGCTGTACCTGCTGCCGCCCTACTGCGTGGAGGACGAACATCTGGACGCGGCGTACCGCGCGGTGCTGGACGCCGCCCAGACGTTCGGGGGTCCGTCGTGA
- the bioD gene encoding dethiobiotin synthase, with protein MLRGVFVTGTDTGVGKTVVSAALCLAWGAAYWKPLQTGAVDGDDDTAAVTHLAALSPEQVFAPGRVYGEPAAPERAATLEGTEVRISSLTPPQTSAPLVVEGAGGLLVPINADETMADLMAALGLPAVVVARSTLGTINHTLLTLEALRSRGLPLLGVVMSGPPSAPNREAIERHGGVRVLAEFPRLDEVTPAEVARLAGLLPDLKVTA; from the coding sequence TTGTTAAGGGGCGTCTTCGTCACGGGGACGGACACGGGCGTGGGCAAAACGGTGGTCAGCGCGGCCCTGTGCCTGGCCTGGGGTGCGGCGTACTGGAAGCCCCTACAAACGGGTGCGGTGGACGGGGACGACGACACAGCCGCGGTGACCCACCTCGCTGCCCTGTCCCCGGAACAGGTCTTTGCGCCTGGGCGGGTGTACGGTGAACCTGCCGCTCCCGAACGCGCTGCCACCCTGGAGGGAACCGAGGTGCGAATCTCGTCCCTCACGCCCCCCCAGACCTCCGCACCCCTGGTGGTGGAGGGAGCAGGCGGGCTGCTCGTGCCCATCAACGCCGACGAGACGATGGCGGACCTGATGGCCGCGCTGGGTCTGCCCGCCGTCGTGGTGGCCCGCTCCACGTTGGGCACCATCAACCACACCCTGCTGACGCTCGAGGCCCTGCGCTCCCGGGGGCTGCCCCTGCTGGGCGTGGTGATGAGCGGTCCGCCAAGTGCCCCCAACCGGGAAGCCATCGAGCGGCACGGTGGAGTGCGCGTGCTGGCCGAGTTCCCCAGGCTGGACGAGGTGACGCCCGCTGAGGTGGCCCGCCTCGCTGGCCTGCTGCCCGACCTGAAAGTGACCGCATGA
- the bioB gene encoding biotin synthase BioB, with protein MLNLGALTQTALQDHPLSREDALALLRVPDHDTLKVVDAAWQVRRHHFGDRVKVNVLLNAKSGLCAEDCAYCSQAKGADTEIPRYRVLHPREMLEQAKKAAEAGAQRYCIVLSGRGGTWPEVETVGEATRLIKAETKLEVCACMGLLLGEEGQKKARALREAGVDAYNHNLNTHEDHYGQICSTHTYADRLETLANAASTGMSTCSGVIIGMGETDEQIVDLALRLRERRADSIPVNFLIPIEGTELDGVQTTAHFTPWSCLRVLALFRLTNPRAELRASAGREIHLRSLQPLALMIANSIFLGNYLTEGGQEASADWAMLADLGLRAAPGTSQSEAVEAALC; from the coding sequence ATGCTGAACCTCGGTGCCCTGACCCAGACCGCCCTGCAAGACCACCCCCTCTCCCGTGAGGATGCCCTCGCCCTGCTGCGCGTGCCGGACCACGACACGTTGAAGGTGGTGGACGCCGCGTGGCAGGTACGCCGCCATCACTTCGGGGACCGGGTGAAGGTGAACGTGCTGCTCAATGCCAAAAGCGGCCTGTGCGCCGAGGACTGCGCGTACTGCTCGCAGGCAAAGGGGGCCGACACGGAGATTCCCCGCTACCGCGTGCTGCACCCCCGCGAGATGTTGGAGCAGGCCAAGAAAGCCGCTGAAGCCGGAGCCCAGCGCTACTGCATTGTGCTGTCGGGGCGCGGGGGAACGTGGCCGGAAGTCGAGACCGTGGGCGAGGCCACCCGGCTGATCAAGGCCGAGACCAAGCTGGAAGTCTGCGCCTGCATGGGCCTGCTGCTGGGCGAGGAAGGGCAGAAGAAGGCGCGGGCCCTGCGGGAAGCGGGCGTGGACGCCTACAACCACAACCTCAACACCCACGAGGACCATTACGGTCAAATCTGCTCCACCCACACCTACGCCGACCGCCTGGAAACCCTGGCAAACGCCGCGAGCACCGGCATGAGCACCTGCAGCGGCGTGATTATCGGCATGGGTGAAACGGACGAGCAGATCGTGGACCTCGCTCTGCGGCTGCGGGAGCGCCGCGCCGATTCCATCCCCGTCAACTTCCTGATTCCCATCGAAGGCACCGAGCTGGACGGCGTGCAGACCACCGCCCACTTCACGCCGTGGTCCTGCCTGCGCGTGCTGGCGCTGTTCCGCCTCACCAACCCCCGTGCCGAACTGCGGGCTTCGGCCGGGCGTGAGATTCACCTGCGTAGCCTTCAGCCGCTCGCGCTGATGATCGCCAACTCAATCTTTCTGGGCAACTACCTGACGGAAGGCGGGCAGGAGGCGAGCGCGGACTGGGCCATGCTCGCGGACCTGGGCCTGCGGGCTGCCCCTGGAACGAGCCAGTCGGAAGCGGTGGAGGCGGCCCTTTGTTAA
- a CDS encoding S8 family serine peptidase, whose product MKNKSPVLMTLTVLLAACGQGVPQGNAPSAQTPVGGQSSRSLSPQATAQTACQALYATAPTGVQVDSSMRYGQVGTLILSFADDAAKGRAVTWMDSNLAVDPGQGLGAFENLPMVAVKTVVTPELVQLLKANLPGLESIYQDAPLQYKLAESVKFIGADVARSTYNVTGKGVAVAVLDSGIDGTHPDLQNVAKNVKLVGPITDVGAGGYLYVDVPDSDTTSGHGTHVASTIGGSGAASAGSARMRRGVAPGVTLLGVGAGEGLSILYALQGFDYLMKPEIRETYNLRVISNSWGSSGEFAPYNPISLAAKRAYDAGIIVTFAAGNEGPDANTLNPYSASPCVISVAAGDKKGYLADFSSRGRAGDPLVHPDVTAPGVDISAARAKTGLAATTVPDVDNPQYATISGTSMATPHISGVVALMLEANPKLKLDDVLAIFQKTSRPMYYPVAATSGLDPNQVTVKRRELWEVGYGYVDANAAVREAVRLNPTRYSVSTTALPGWSSSVGTSVCGPQVNCVSQSQDAHTLSVPSGSSVLRVSTEWGNPAYDLDLEVYNPAGQLVGSSAQGTSTGEAVSIPNPAAGNWKVVLKGYLNPTTSYTGKAEVDKVVLVRQ is encoded by the coding sequence ATGAAGAACAAGTCTCCCGTCCTCATGACCCTCACCGTCCTCCTCGCCGCCTGTGGTCAGGGCGTACCTCAGGGCAACGCGCCCTCTGCCCAGACTCCCGTGGGCGGCCAGTCCAGCCGCAGCCTGAGCCCACAGGCCACCGCGCAGACGGCCTGCCAGGCGCTCTACGCCACGGCACCTACCGGCGTTCAGGTGGACAGCTCGATGCGGTACGGCCAGGTGGGTACCTTGATCCTGTCCTTCGCCGACGACGCTGCCAAGGGCCGTGCGGTGACGTGGATGGACTCAAACCTGGCCGTGGACCCGGGTCAGGGACTGGGGGCCTTTGAGAACCTGCCGATGGTGGCGGTCAAGACGGTGGTGACGCCCGAGCTGGTGCAGTTGCTGAAGGCCAATCTGCCCGGCCTGGAGTCCATCTACCAGGACGCGCCGCTGCAGTACAAGTTGGCCGAGAGCGTGAAGTTCATCGGGGCGGACGTGGCGCGGAGCACCTACAACGTCACGGGCAAGGGCGTGGCCGTGGCGGTGCTGGACTCGGGCATTGACGGCACGCACCCAGACCTGCAGAACGTCGCCAAGAACGTCAAGCTCGTCGGGCCCATCACGGATGTGGGTGCGGGCGGCTACCTGTATGTAGACGTCCCCGACAGCGACACCACCAGTGGCCACGGTACGCACGTGGCGAGCACCATCGGCGGCAGCGGCGCGGCCTCGGCGGGTTCGGCACGGATGCGGCGCGGCGTGGCTCCCGGCGTGACCCTGCTGGGCGTGGGCGCGGGCGAGGGCTTGAGCATCCTGTACGCCCTCCAGGGCTTCGACTACCTGATGAAGCCTGAAATTCGCGAAACCTACAACCTGCGCGTGATTTCCAACTCCTGGGGATCAAGCGGTGAGTTCGCGCCCTACAATCCCATCAGCCTCGCCGCCAAACGTGCCTACGACGCGGGCATCATCGTGACCTTCGCAGCAGGCAATGAGGGGCCGGATGCCAATACCCTCAACCCCTACTCGGCCAGCCCCTGCGTGATCAGTGTGGCGGCGGGCGACAAGAAGGGGTACCTCGCGGACTTCTCCAGCCGGGGCCGCGCGGGTGACCCCCTTGTTCACCCCGACGTGACGGCCCCCGGCGTGGACATCAGCGCCGCCCGTGCCAAGACCGGCCTGGCCGCCACCACCGTGCCCGACGTGGACAACCCCCAGTACGCCACCATCAGTGGCACCTCCATGGCGACGCCCCACATCAGCGGCGTGGTGGCCCTGATGCTGGAAGCCAACCCCAAGCTCAAGCTCGACGACGTGCTGGCGATCTTCCAGAAGACCAGCCGCCCCATGTACTACCCGGTCGCCGCCACCAGCGGCCTGGACCCCAACCAGGTCACCGTCAAGCGCCGCGAGCTGTGGGAGGTCGGCTACGGCTACGTGGACGCCAATGCCGCCGTTCGCGAGGCCGTGCGCCTGAACCCCACCCGCTATTCGGTCAGCACCACTGCCCTGCCCGGCTGGAGCAGCAGTGTGGGCACCAGCGTGTGCGGGCCCCAGGTCAACTGCGTTTCCCAGTCGCAAGACGCCCATACCCTCAGCGTGCCCTCGGGCTCCAGCGTCCTGCGGGTGTCTACCGAGTGGGGCAACCCCGCCTATGACCTGGACCTGGAGGTCTACAACCCCGCCGGGCAGCTCGTCGGCTCCAGCGCCCAGGGCACCAGCACGGGCGAGGCCGTCAGCATTCCCAACCCTGCCGCTGGAAACTGGAAGGTGGTTCTGAAGGGCTATCTCAACCCCACCACGAGCTACACGGGCAAGGCCGAAGTGGACAAGGTGGTGCTGGTCCGGCAGTAA
- a CDS encoding tetratricopeptide repeat protein, giving the protein MPLSARLQALLASSPARVIAPVDIGTGPEALQAWAEEHGRTVTCGPPPAELERWLWFPRKRGEVVAWAETNPTAESPLVLTGADTLLDAEAWRAALGGNGRWAAKTYALARGWPAALPLARGLTGRGAAEEWYRHPLAAVALTPLLPPEALRSAYRALALSPLVTPGVASVLEITPETVEALAEGGWLWPVPGGWEIPGVLRRHLCPLPDPAQAGRVADELHRGGHTLAALTLLREAGAWKAHLTLLAGHLRATAGTDLLRASLRVLPPYWRERPEALYLAGLLARASGDLPRAEDLYTRALPGLPPTLAPLAANARGVVRAMRGNASGALADFEAASCAGGLTGGEAAHNRATLLVQLGRHAEAERSLDDAIAAFREAGDLRREARSLETLGALQFGRGLLAEALTPYEHVLRLQAEQPQETALTHVNLAEVHALLGDVGAARGHLEQARDLISRFGLAGVEGWMGRVQALLALHAGLPAVARDLLTAEAGGDPALQAETALLLARTQRELGEAEAASEALAQARSLGLRADLEAALQGGDPGEVIAAAREEDARLELATALLHRGTPGDLEEALSLIRTHGYRTLLESPAAHRLVEHAGDEATRTLFPLTLRVLGPLRVTHAGRTWRSENFPTRKSAALLVALALSGRSQPREGLAERFWPGAKNPLASLQTAVYHLRTTFGVNLISSARGRLTLTFPVQSDLGRLQDALSSRDPDQLATLLRQDAGPPAVLPDLSSELHEEREFAERLLHDALQVYADAQPGGSLERRDALRQLIAADPLNITARSDLVEWHLAQGDAESAGQERARMEDILRELGEGGRG; this is encoded by the coding sequence ATGCCTCTCTCGGCCCGGCTCCAGGCCCTGCTCGCATCCAGCCCAGCGCGGGTCATTGCGCCGGTGGACATCGGCACTGGGCCGGAAGCGCTGCAGGCATGGGCGGAAGAACACGGGCGAACGGTCACGTGCGGGCCTCCCCCCGCAGAGCTGGAGCGCTGGCTGTGGTTCCCACGCAAACGAGGCGAGGTGGTGGCCTGGGCAGAGACGAACCCCACGGCGGAGTCTCCCCTGGTTCTGACCGGAGCAGACACCCTCCTGGACGCCGAGGCGTGGCGCGCCGCGCTGGGTGGGAACGGGCGCTGGGCTGCCAAGACCTACGCCCTCGCGCGTGGGTGGCCCGCTGCGTTACCGCTCGCGCGGGGCCTTACCGGGCGGGGAGCCGCGGAGGAGTGGTACCGCCATCCCCTCGCCGCCGTGGCGCTCACGCCGCTGCTGCCTCCTGAGGCGTTGCGGAGCGCTTACCGCGCTCTGGCCCTGTCTCCCCTCGTGACGCCGGGCGTGGCTTCGGTGCTGGAAATCACGCCGGAAACGGTAGAGGCGCTGGCTGAAGGTGGGTGGCTGTGGCCCGTCCCCGGGGGCTGGGAGATTCCCGGCGTGTTGCGCCGTCACCTCTGTCCCCTGCCGGACCCCGCGCAGGCTGGGCGCGTGGCCGATGAACTGCACCGCGGCGGCCACACGCTCGCCGCCCTGACCCTGCTGCGCGAGGCCGGGGCGTGGAAAGCGCACCTCACCCTGCTCGCCGGACACCTGCGGGCCACAGCGGGAACAGACCTGCTGCGCGCCAGCCTGCGCGTCCTGCCGCCCTACTGGCGTGAGCGCCCCGAAGCCCTGTACCTCGCGGGACTGCTCGCGCGGGCCTCGGGCGATCTGCCGCGCGCAGAAGACCTCTACACCCGGGCGCTGCCCGGCCTGCCCCCGACGCTGGCGCCGCTGGCCGCCAATGCGCGCGGGGTGGTGCGGGCCATGCGGGGAAACGCCTCCGGGGCGTTGGCCGATTTCGAGGCCGCGAGCTGTGCGGGCGGGCTAACGGGCGGTGAGGCGGCGCACAACCGCGCCACGCTGCTGGTGCAGCTGGGCCGGCACGCCGAGGCCGAGCGCAGCCTGGACGACGCCATCGCTGCCTTCCGCGAGGCCGGCGACCTGCGCCGTGAGGCCCGCAGCTTGGAGACGCTGGGCGCGTTGCAGTTCGGCCGCGGCCTGCTGGCTGAGGCGTTGACTCCTTATGAACACGTGCTGCGCCTGCAGGCGGAGCAGCCCCAGGAGACGGCCCTCACGCACGTGAACCTCGCCGAGGTCCACGCCCTGCTGGGCGATGTGGGCGCGGCGCGGGGGCATCTGGAGCAGGCGCGGGACCTGATCTCCCGCTTTGGGCTTGCGGGGGTGGAGGGCTGGATGGGGCGGGTTCAGGCCCTGCTCGCCCTGCACGCGGGGCTTCCAGCCGTGGCCCGTGACCTGCTCACGGCAGAGGCGGGGGGGGACCCCGCCCTGCAGGCCGAGACAGCGCTGCTGCTCGCCCGGACCCAGCGCGAGCTGGGCGAGGCGGAGGCGGCGAGCGAAGCCCTGGCGCAGGCCCGGTCCCTGGGCCTCCGGGCAGACCTCGAAGCCGCGCTCCAGGGCGGCGATCCCGGCGAGGTGATCGCCGCCGCCCGCGAGGAAGACGCCCGCCTCGAACTGGCGACGGCCCTGCTGCACCGGGGCACGCCCGGCGACCTCGAAGAGGCCCTGAGCCTGATACGCACCCACGGCTACCGCACCCTGCTCGAAAGTCCGGCGGCCCACCGACTCGTGGAGCACGCTGGAGACGAGGCCACCCGGACGCTGTTTCCCCTCACCCTGCGCGTGCTGGGCCCGCTGCGCGTGACCCACGCGGGGCGCACCTGGCGCTCGGAGAACTTTCCCACCCGCAAGAGCGCGGCGCTGCTGGTGGCCCTGGCCCTCTCGGGCCGCTCACAGCCGCGCGAGGGGCTGGCCGAGCGCTTCTGGCCTGGGGCGAAAAATCCGCTTGCCAGCCTCCAGACCGCCGTGTATCACCTGCGCACCACCTTCGGCGTCAACCTGATCAGCAGCGCGCGGGGCCGCCTGACCCTGACCTTTCCGGTGCAGAGTGACCTGGGACGCCTGCAAGACGCCCTGTCAAGCCGGGACCCGGACCAGCTCGCGACCCTGCTCCGGCAGGACGCCGGCCCTCCGGCCGTGCTTCCGGACCTCTCCAGCGAACTGCACGAGGAACGCGAATTTGCCGAGCGCCTGCTGCACGACGCCCTGCAGGTCTACGCCGACGCACAGCCGGGAGGCAGCCTGGAGCGCCGCGACGCCCTGCGTCAGCTGATCGCCGCCGATCCGCTGAACATCACGGCCCGTTCGGACCTCGTAGAGTGGCACCTCGCGCAGGGCGACGCCGAGAGCGCCGGGCAGGAGCGGGCGCGGATGGAGGACATCTTGCGGGAGCTCGGTGAGGGGGGGCGCGGATAG
- a CDS encoding DUF4384 domain-containing protein: MKYVLVSLGLAAALGTAQAQNSPKITSQSIIVNPVVSPLKVSVWTSKDTTGSKTPVYVAGDRITLNVKTTQDAYVYLFNVDQKGRINLILPNKFSSGENFVKANTTKSFPDKNDKFTFDIAGPAGLNKVLALASKSELDLDEIAQFKEDQQTGFATVIVKGGQTGLAQALSIIVKPLASQDWVTDVAQYQISSTVATPPVPVVSTVTTTTSTWKSSFKSSLGLARVYDFYANQLKGQGYEADEVTSSKAQMTGKFILADDSTANLTVKQRPGTTTYDVVLVRKEAQ, from the coding sequence ATGAAATACGTTCTCGTTTCCCTCGGACTGGCGGCGGCTCTCGGCACGGCCCAGGCGCAGAACTCGCCCAAGATCACCTCGCAGAGCATCATCGTGAATCCGGTGGTCTCGCCGCTGAAGGTCAGCGTGTGGACGTCGAAAGACACCACGGGTAGCAAGACGCCCGTCTATGTGGCGGGCGACCGCATTACGCTGAACGTCAAGACCACGCAAGACGCCTACGTGTACCTGTTTAACGTGGACCAGAAGGGCCGCATCAACCTGATCTTGCCCAACAAATTTTCCAGCGGCGAGAACTTCGTGAAGGCCAACACCACCAAGAGCTTTCCCGACAAAAACGACAAGTTCACCTTCGACATAGCCGGTCCCGCTGGGCTGAACAAGGTTCTGGCACTGGCAAGCAAGAGCGAACTCGACCTCGATGAGATCGCGCAGTTCAAGGAAGACCAGCAGACCGGCTTTGCCACCGTGATCGTCAAGGGCGGACAGACCGGACTGGCCCAGGCCCTCTCGATCATCGTCAAGCCGCTGGCCTCGCAGGACTGGGTGACGGACGTGGCGCAGTACCAGATTTCCAGCACCGTGGCGACGCCGCCCGTGCCCGTGGTGTCGACCGTGACCACCACGACCTCCACCTGGAAGTCCAGCTTCAAGTCCAGCCTCGGCCTGGCGCGCGTGTACGACTTCTACGCCAACCAGCTCAAGGGCCAGGGCTACGAGGCCGACGAGGTGACTTCCAGCAAGGCGCAGATGACCGGCAAGTTCATCCTGGCCGACGACAGCACCGCCAACCTGACGGTCAAGCAGCGCCCCGGCACCACCACCTACGACGTGGTGCTGGTTCGCAAGGAAGCCCAGTAG
- a CDS encoding IclR family transcriptional regulator: MLSLQKAASILGAFSAEQPEWGVRALAAQLGIPRATAHAYLAGLTEAGFLRRTPVGKYRLSWHIAEMGAHLTSALPWFPEARALITRLALEVRSVAFLCLLEGEEVVCAIRERHPDADIDLPLDIYLPATATASGKILYAHHETQPREFATCTESSITTADEWRTEVARVRRRGYAYSIEEWIPGQCTLGVPYRHGGHVVAAIGVQMSASRYLREERVIRERVLGIVREAEERG, translated from the coding sequence GTGCTGTCCCTTCAGAAAGCCGCGAGCATCCTCGGGGCGTTCAGCGCCGAGCAACCCGAGTGGGGCGTGCGGGCGCTGGCCGCACAACTCGGCATTCCCCGCGCCACCGCCCACGCCTACCTCGCTGGACTGACCGAAGCCGGCTTCCTGCGCCGCACCCCGGTGGGCAAATACCGTCTGTCCTGGCATATCGCCGAGATGGGCGCGCACCTGACCTCCGCGCTGCCGTGGTTCCCAGAAGCCCGCGCGCTGATTACACGTCTGGCGCTGGAGGTCCGTTCGGTGGCCTTTTTGTGCCTGCTGGAGGGAGAAGAAGTGGTGTGCGCTATCCGTGAGCGGCATCCAGACGCGGATATCGATTTGCCGCTCGACATCTACCTGCCCGCCACGGCGACGGCCAGCGGCAAGATCCTTTACGCCCATCACGAGACGCAGCCGCGGGAATTCGCCACCTGCACCGAGAGCAGCATCACCACCGCCGACGAGTGGCGCACCGAGGTCGCGCGGGTGCGTCGGCGCGGCTACGCCTATTCCATCGAGGAGTGGATTCCGGGGCAGTGCACCCTGGGCGTGCCCTACCGCCACGGGGGACATGTGGTGGCGGCCATCGGCGTGCAGATGAGCGCCAGCCGCTACCTGCGCGAGGAACGCGTCATCCGCGAGCGTGTGCTGGGAATCGTGCGGGAGGCGGAGGAGCGGGGCTGA
- a CDS encoding sugar phosphate nucleotidyltransferase, with product MKGVILAAGRGSRLFPVSAGRPKPAVPVAGVPIVARAVRALRAAGVAEVAVVMGPGHQDALRDATRNEGPLTFVPQHEPLGTGHAVLMARDFLEGGPALLYLGDNLFGDALTPLAHALGDADAALAVKQVPDPSAYGVAVVSEGWLTQLIEKPRRPPSDLAACGVFAFQGHVLDEVAQLVPSERGEIEFPQALLRVVAAGGRVRAVTLDGFWSDAGTPGDLLAANAHFLLSLSPRVEGQVCRSALSGPVVIEAGAVVENTTLIGPVLIGAGASIQNSTVGPNVSVGPRVRIEGATVQDSLIDEGASILFPSRPLTRAVIGRRAVVGPPTGAGLQLVVGDYSVLRV from the coding sequence ATGAAAGGTGTGATCCTCGCTGCTGGACGTGGCAGCCGTCTTTTTCCCGTCAGTGCCGGGCGGCCCAAACCCGCTGTGCCGGTGGCGGGGGTGCCCATCGTGGCGCGGGCGGTGCGGGCCCTGCGTGCGGCGGGGGTAGCGGAGGTGGCGGTGGTCATGGGGCCCGGCCACCAGGACGCCCTGCGGGACGCCACGCGAAACGAGGGACCGTTGACCTTCGTGCCCCAGCACGAACCCCTGGGCACTGGCCACGCCGTGCTGATGGCGCGTGACTTTCTGGAAGGTGGCCCCGCCCTGCTGTACCTGGGCGACAATCTGTTCGGCGACGCCTTGACCCCGCTGGCGCACGCCCTGGGCGACGCTGACGCCGCACTGGCCGTCAAGCAGGTGCCGGACCCGAGCGCCTACGGGGTGGCTGTGGTAAGCGAAGGGTGGCTGACGCAGCTGATTGAAAAACCCCGCCGTCCGCCCAGTGATCTGGCGGCTTGCGGGGTCTTTGCCTTTCAGGGCCATGTGCTGGATGAGGTGGCTCAGCTGGTGCCCAGCGAACGCGGCGAGATCGAGTTTCCGCAGGCCCTGCTGCGCGTGGTGGCGGCGGGCGGACGCGTGCGGGCTGTGACACTGGACGGCTTCTGGAGCGACGCAGGCACGCCGGGAGACCTGCTCGCCGCCAACGCCCACTTTCTGTTGAGCCTGTCCCCGCGCGTGGAGGGCCAGGTCTGCCGCAGCGCGCTAAGCGGCCCGGTGGTGATCGAGGCGGGCGCGGTGGTGGAAAACACCACCCTGATCGGCCCGGTGCTCATCGGTGCTGGCGCCAGCATTCAGAACAGCACCGTGGGGCCAAACGTCAGCGTCGGTCCCCGGGTCAGGATCGAGGGGGCCACCGTGCAGGACAGCCTGATCGACGAGGGCGCGAGCATCCTCTTCCCCTCCAGACCCCTGACGCGCGCGGTCATCGGACGGCGGGCAGTGGTGGGGCCACCCACCGGTGCGGGGCTGCAACTCGTGGTGGGCGACTACAGTGTGCTGCGGGTGTAG
- a CDS encoding alpha/beta fold hydrolase — protein MTWPDETQVTHLNGADLYFDVAGPEDSDVPALIFLHGGPGYNSLSFQELFGERLLARRVVYLDQRGSGRSGALEDTQQGGETLDLDTLVADLEAVRGYLGLERIVPLGHGFGALVALEYARRHPTHTARVVVVNPWVHFPELALTLLREASALRGQALEDPAAEVRAQTPEGQHPAVGEARVEAAFALLNARDLLNALQFRDAASRMHLEFTDAEGQLTGGGEVQQALVNQGLWEFEYVPFLQELRRPLFVIAGVHDRTSYPEQVEWLADLGGADVTVLDAGHYPWLDDEDAFAEALEEALTR, from the coding sequence ATGACCTGGCCGGACGAGACCCAAGTAACGCACCTCAACGGCGCAGACCTGTACTTCGACGTAGCAGGGCCCGAGGATTCGGACGTACCCGCACTGATCTTCCTGCATGGCGGTCCCGGCTACAACAGCCTTTCCTTTCAGGAGCTGTTCGGGGAACGTCTCCTGGCACGGCGGGTGGTGTACCTGGACCAGCGCGGTTCGGGCCGCAGCGGCGCGCTGGAAGACACCCAGCAGGGCGGCGAGACCCTGGACCTGGACACGCTGGTGGCCGACCTGGAGGCGGTCCGCGGTTACCTGGGCCTGGAGCGGATCGTTCCGCTGGGCCACGGCTTTGGGGCACTTGTGGCGCTGGAATACGCCCGGCGGCACCCCACCCATACCGCCCGCGTTGTGGTCGTCAATCCCTGGGTCCATTTCCCGGAGTTGGCCCTGACGCTGTTGCGCGAGGCCTCGGCCCTGCGCGGGCAGGCGCTGGAGGATCCCGCGGCCGAGGTGCGTGCCCAGACCCCGGAGGGACAGCACCCGGCAGTGGGCGAGGCGCGGGTGGAGGCGGCTTTCGCATTGCTCAACGCCCGCGACCTGCTCAATGCGCTGCAGTTCCGCGACGCCGCCAGCAGGATGCACCTGGAGTTCACCGACGCCGAGGGGCAACTGACTGGTGGCGGCGAGGTGCAGCAGGCGCTCGTCAACCAGGGCCTGTGGGAATTCGAGTACGTGCCCTTCTTGCAAGAACTCCGCCGTCCCCTCTTCGTGATCGCCGGAGTGCACGACCGCACGAGCTACCCAGAGCAGGTGGAGTGGCTTGCGGACCTGGGAGGAGCCGACGTGACCGTGCTGGACGCTGGACACTACCCCTGGCTGGACGACGAGGACGCCTTTGCCGAAGCCCTGGAAGAGGCGCTGACGCGGTAG